In Gopherus flavomarginatus isolate rGopFla2 chromosome 5, rGopFla2.mat.asm, whole genome shotgun sequence, one DNA window encodes the following:
- the LOC127051356 gene encoding uncharacterized protein LOC127051356, with the protein MESSQQGEVGEGVEEADSEATGVEGDTPESQEACSQELFSSQEEASQSQQQEVAGEEEPEERARVTLTNAAGSPASRRLQNLRRNPRKSKEELIKSVMNHYNRESRKTQEWREKMYEWREKMHDWRQTESRRKELASKKTSKQMISLLDRQTESFESLVAMQADMYHGNPQPSQSSPSCSPVFAQNTFLQQPVSYYPHLPPTPVRSPTSPDNYNSYPVHSTPITLQHSNPEVQQTLNSNPNRTYSNL; encoded by the exons atggagagttcacagcagggagaagtgggggagggtgtagaggaagccgacagtgaggctactggcgtggagggagacaccccggagtcccaggaggcatgcagccaggagctcttctccagccaggaggaggctagccagtcgcagcagcaggaagttgctggtgaggaagaacctgaggagcgtgctcggg tgaccttgactaatgcagccggatcaccggcctcacgtcgattgcagaacttgaggagaaatcccagaaaatcaaaagaagaattgatcaaatcagttatgaatcactacaacagagaaagtaggaagacacaggaatggagagagaaaatgtatgaatggagagagaaaatgcatgactggaggcaaacagaaagcaggagaaaggaattggctagcaaaaaaacctcaaagcagatgataagcctcctggatcgccaaactgagtctttcgagtctctcgtagccatgcaggcagatatgtaccatggtaacccacagccctcccaaagctctccttcttgttccccagtatttgcacaaaacacctttctccagcagccagtttcttattacccccatctgcccccaacacctgtacgatcacctaccagccctgataactataattcttacccggtgcactccacccccattaccctgcagcatagtaatcctgaagtgcagcagacattgaacagtaatccaaataggacatattcaaacctctga
- the LOC127052396 gene encoding eukaryotic translation initiation factor 4 gamma 2-like, producing MANVTPIFKMGSRGDPSSYGPAKQGEGETSPKLHVDKGFVNILMTSFLQYISREVSLPNDEPDSSSAPSKEQLEQEKQLLLSFKPVMQKFLYDYVDLQGSALYALQVHCYNNNFPKGMLLHFFVHFYDMEIIEEEAFLAWKEDISQEFPGKGKALFQVNQWLTWLETAEEEESEEEAD from the exons atggcTAATGTAACTCCAATATTTAAAatgggctctagaggtgatcccagcagttATGGACCG GCAAAGCAAGGAGAGGGGGAAACTTCACCCAAACTTCATGTAGATAAGGGATTTGTGAATATTTTGATGACAAGTTTCTTGCAGTATATTTCAAGGGAAGTGAGCCTGCCTAATGATGAACCAGATTCTTCATCTGCTCCTTCTAAAGAGCAGTTAGAGCAGGAAAAACAACTGCTTCTTTCCTTCAAGCCAGTAATGCAGAAGTTTCTTTATGACTATGTTGATCTACAAGGGAGTGCTCTGTATGCACTTCAGGTGCACTGCTACAACAACAACTTTCCAAAAGGCATGTTACTGCACTTTTTTGTTCATTTCTATGACATGGAAATTATTGAAGAGGAAGCCTTTTTGGCATGGAAAGAGGATATTTCTCAAGAGTTTCCAGGGAAGGGCAAAGCTTTATTCCAGGTAAACCAGTGGCTAACCTGGCTGGaaactgctgaagaagaagaaTCTGAAGAAGAAGCTGACTAA